ATAGACACAGACAATACTCTGTATTCATCTCTAAAGCTGATTCCGTTAGCAATGACTGGGTGGTCAGCCCgccgaggtttgttgttaacCTGCGTATTATATCGAAACAATATGAAATCGATTGGTAGATATTGACTGCGTCCATGCTTCATTATAAATCTTATCTGTCACTGGTAAATCCTTCAAAATACAgcaattctaaaaaaaaaagttgtcattttatcaaaattagcaCAAATCAATAGAAAGTCGGTGTTACTATTTGATACAATGCAGCATCGGTGAAAAGAAACAGCAGTTTTATGATTTTTCCAtccaaaaaaaacaactataAAATCATTCACCAAGATTTCCTTTCGCTACCATTTATCAAATACTAAACCGAAATAAGCTCTGCCAAAACTATAATTgagataaaacaaatatcattcCGAAACAAAATGAATACGTAAAAAAGAAGATTTGAAAAGGTATGAActgtttcaaaacaaaacaaaaaaccgtTTTTATATACTGAAGTAAAAATACCGTGGACAAGTTTAAGTGTTGATGGTAATTTACCAAGCAAAAGTACTATTAGAATCGTAACTGAATTTCAGGTTCGTTTTGATTTGTTGTATAGTTTGATATATTCCAAAACAATCATACGCCAATTCCGACTAAGCAAGTAAAATTTCTGAAGAATCAGTAAAGATAAACAAGAATGCAACTTCTTCGAGACTAAATTAGTGTTAGTGAACCAGCACAGTTGTTGTCGACATATTaggcaaataaaatataaaacgaCATATTCTTACCTAGAAGGACGTGTTCTTTTGTCTCAAACATATCTGGTGTAAACTGCCACTTCTGCTCAAAGGTATTCTAAAACAAACAATGCACGCAATGGTCTGGAATACATTTGATATAGGTGTAGACATTAGTACGGAGGCCACTAAGACCATATCAGGATGTTGGTTGATCTGCCAAGTTAATACTACCCAAGTGTATGTTTAATTCCAACTACTGTTGTGTCATTTGATGTCATGACGACTCCGTAAATGCATATTAAGACATAACATGATTTTACTTACCTTGTGGAACTTCCATTGATATTAGGTCGTGAAAGTTTCAATAGCAATGCCACCATTTCAGCATCATCCACCTTTTACCTTCATTGTGATGCTGGAATAGATAGGGAGtcaaaatgttgttatttaaGTTTCAAGTCAACATTAGAATTTGCTGTTTTCACAAATATTTAGAAAACATTCATTGTGTTATAgcctataatacatgtatttgtttccaATAGTGTGTTGATGTTGGCTACATGTATCTTGAGTTCTTAACTTGTTTCATGAGTCTATAAAACTTTTACCTGCCGATTGATGCCAGTGTTCACAAAAAGATGAGGGAAATCTTCTTCGGTGTTCATACGACTATAGGGTTTAACAAGACGCAACAAGATATAGACACTTGCACCACAGATTTGACTTCAGATACGTCAGAGCCAAAAATGAGTGAAACTGCATCATGCAGCATTTTCGTCCtgataggactcgtcagtgatgccatgGACCTAAAGTCTTGTTACCTAGGTAACGTCTTAAGAAACTCAAAATATGTCAAAGGAAATGACAAAATCTCCATTGAGAGGTAAAAATTTCGTTATTCAAtgaatgtgatcattttgattttgaaatttcaaaaaaaaaccaTCAAGTGAATTTGAATTTAGCATGTGTCATGGAGAGGACAATAATAAGTTGCGATACCTTGCGTCTGATTCCTTTGTGTAATATCTATGCAAGATTAAATTCATTcaaaatgttatacatataaCGGCAAAGCTAGAGGACAGAATGGGGAAAAAAACCacgatatatacctgtatttataATTTGTGGTATACAAACATCTATCAACATAACATGACTTAAGAACTTTACTTGGGTTTCATTACCAAATTCTGTGAAAACCCGAATATAAAAGGATATTCCATTTCAATTGTGACTCTGAGATTCCGTATGTTTACATACACGAACATAGTGtgttaaatatcacaaaattttAAGTAACAAAGTATTATTCTAAATATACATACTATAcattaataataaaaatcaGACTAAACTgttttttaaatcatattatcAGTGTGATAATACTTGTATTGTTTGTgccattttttaattatttatttatctaaataagaCAGCAAATAAAAAGACTACATCTGAAGCAATGACAATACATATTAATTGtaattgataaatatcaaaCTTCTGCATTATCTGACATGTAGTCCAATCAGATAGCATGCACGCTTTGGTCACGGACAAAGGGGAATTATTAATGTGTCTGAGTTTTCAATGAAGTGTTAAGCTCTGTGTGTATTGTGAAGACCCCCACACAGGCACAGATATTAACCTTTATAACTGAAATGATTCATTGACTGGGTCATTATCAACAAATGGTAGTCTAAATGTGCACTCTGGTCATAACTGGTATCGTTATTCAGAATTCTACCTACAGACTTATCTTTAATTTTAATGATGAATCCTAATCACTTCAATATCTAAATGGCAGTTTTAAAGTGGATGTTCTATAGGATAGGGTGCGATAGGAAACCAGGACAAACTTATCCAATGGAGATTGCGTTAATAACCGTTACAACTCCTCACTAATGTAATCGCAAATCAATTGTTTATTATGCAATTAGACAATAATTAGACATGCAAATTCTTATCAAGGATCCTCTTTATCAAATAGCTCATCTTAGCTTAGCATTGAATACAGTTAATCACGATTAAGGTTTTGTGTCCCATCCAGAATGCTTATGAATTCAAGTCTTCCCAAATTAAGTCTTTGTTAATTTGCTATTCTAACCTCTTTATCTAAAGCAAACAATAGCCTATTTCAACACATTCTACCTAATTTTTGTTTGCCTTTTGTTCATGGAGCAATGTTGATCTAGTAACTACCCGAAGTTTTTAAGCTATATATAATACAGCACATTTCTATGCGatatcatatttactttataagatagcacatataatatatgagatatcttgCACCTTATAcctttataagatattttgtatttccGTGCATGTGAATCTTCGATACTCCATGGGGTTATGCTCACGTTCGCTCTCTCCACCCCGAGAATGGCAGTGGAAAGTTGAAGGGACCTGATATACCTATTTGATTGCTGTGAAGAACAAAACATGACTAATCTGCTACGCTTCTTCTGGAGATCACAGAGGAGTGACAATCAAGTTCAAAGCCAGTCAATTATTTTATTCACATCTgattagtttttgttttattttgtaatccTCAAGATCGCTGTGGCttacaatgtagtataaatAATTATACGCTGTTTCCTCCGTTCCGACCGACAGacaataaataatgtatataatttaaacGTGTCGAGGAAAGGCTACTTTATCGCAGCTTGCGgtgatatatttctattttaccaTAACATATTCCAGTGTTGTAGAGAACGGAAGACAAGTTACCCCTGGAGTATCAAGGATGAATACAGTGACCGGACGTTAGTaccaatatacattgtacttggtAGAAGAAAAGAGTATTCTCGCTGGCCTACGTGCTTTATTTTACAGCTGATAGACATATCTATATGTCCATAACTGGTGACGAACAAGAAtcgaatgaaaatatttcatcaaattaaaCCCCATAGCATGCGCTATGACTTCTGACAAGCTCATgacacaggggcatgtctagtcttatattaaaaaacagaaatacttataaataaagactttctggctatttttaatataagactagagATGCCCCTGTGCTCATAACGGTTCTTCAAGACTGGTAATTTGGAAAACACTGGCTACGTACATATATCTAACCGACTGCTACATGTACACTACTACCAGCCAAAGAATACTTGTTTCATCttcaaatcattttaatttatattgaatatcgTGGTGTTCTCTGTATATAATCCAGGCATGTGCCAGTATAGAAAAGTTGATTTGTGCATTCATGGAAACAAGAGGcacagagggcctgtatcgctcatctggtttcatgagatatgaaaaaagaacgatgcttaagtatatttgtcactggtattgctatgtcaatatatcacaagcattttatatggttacatgaacattggttttattgtaattctaaaaatgtcaattcagccaaattgatcccttttggccccgcccctcagccccccgaAGTGTcagccccaacatttgtacaattttaaatccctaccccaaggggatgctaccaggcgaatatgagcgatatccattgcttagtttcagagaagaagttgtttacataaatttaggcaaattgaccccgcccctcagacccacggatgtcagccccaccatttgaaCAATTTCCAATCCCCAAACCCATAGGGAtgttaccaggcaaatatgagcgatatccattgcttagtttcagagaagaagttgtttatatcaatttagccaaattgaccttGTTTGGCCTCGCCCCTCAGACCGGATATTTAATATCGACACTTCTAAAGTATGAGCATTGGTGATGAAAATGTCAGGGAGAAACGAATTTTCATCAAAGGTGACATATTATTAAGATTCCATTGTCATAATATTGGCTTCAGTAtcataaatctgtaaacaaataaatacatatcaatTGTTTTGAAGTATCCATATTGTAAAATTTGGCATGAAGATTGAACTGCTTCAAATACTAGAATAACGACATTTTTTCGGTACATACAATTTATGCATGGGACCACATGCATTTGTAGACATCAATTgaacaataatacaatatctaGTCACTAGTATAGgttttcaatatttataaagACCTATGCTACGAGGGCAGATTGATAtatgagcctcatattgaaggatttgaattttgccggccatattgtattttttttttcatcataatcccgttcagtatctatacacttttgccagtggTTTTAAAGGGATGCTCAGTCAATTCAAAGCAACAATCGtaaatggcagccatggcaatgacagactaaTGAACAAGAGCATTGTcatgatggaataacacacctttagtgggctttccgcggcgcttaagtttaatatctccccgtaactgcctcacaagtgaagcatagtatgtgccattgattgtttgacctttttggagataatctatcagcaaaataccatctgcatcccagaaaaccgaggccataaccttcccagcgGATGGAACAGtatttgccttctttggcggggaagaaccagggtgcttccatcgtttcgattgttgtttggcctctgggtaaaatgatggaccaatttttcatccatagtgacaaatctctgaagagagttggcaggatcttcctaaAAAAGGTTCAGATTATCACGCGATAATGTTCGACTGGTGCGCTTCTGgtcaactgtcagaagtcttgttACCCAttgggccgaaagctttctcgtTGCAAGATCTTCGGTCAGAATccaatgtactctttcctgtgaaatgccatcTCTACTGGCTATAGATCATTCTGTGattcgtctgtcagtcataacaatatcatgtaCTTTACTGACCATTTCTGGGAATgaaacattgacaggccttccaggacaggggtcatcctcaagtctctgtcggccgcgcttaaattccgcaaTCCACCTTTatactgtagcatatgaaggggcatctttaCCTAGTGTTGCtgccatatcattatggatatcctaaggcattaaacatgttttatgcaaatattggatcactgctctttccccgattttgtccattttgcaaaagtcgcttgtcttgtttacttttagagtgctacctcgtcgatataaactaaccaaatgagaccagtccttggtaCACGgcctatatagtcagagaaatGTAGGACTTAAAgagaacatccttgagtacctcattcaatacgaggctcacaacatatcaatcatccatTGTAAGTATGAGGAATTTTATTACTTTTCAATTTAGAACTCATTCTATAAAGACCTACACAGTACTTGttattatttgattattattattatcataactacaaacacattatacatgtagctatttttttatatagatcCAAGTACTACATGAGAAGATATAACTAGATTGGCAGAAACACGGCGATTTTGACATCAAATCATCTTCAAAAATATCCGACAATAAATAAAGGTTGATTCGTCTCTATTTGAATATCTTATACATATTAGGTTATATCAATGACACAATGAATACATGATTAATAATCAAGGCAATATGGATACTATAAGGAAAATATCTCCACCCAGATAAGGTTCAACTAGCATCTGAATTCACTACAATAAACATGAGGATGATCGCTGTTACCACTGTCAAAATAAATTGTCCTTAATTTGTTCAGCATGATACATTCTTCTGTTAATATCTACTATTGTTTCTATCTTTTGTCTTCCATGAGTATCCCTTTGCTTCTTTTGAATGCATTGTATCATTGCTGGGAGACGTCAAATCAAATATCAGGATTTTAGTAAAATACCAGGTTACTGCACAATCAGCATATCAAATCTTAGTTCACTTGATACTAAAGGATAAGTTCTATAATATCCACTTCAATCATCACAGTGAGCAATAACAAATCACACAAGTGGTTATATAAAACGTCCTGATACGATCATTTGCCATTCCAGTTTCCCAGAAAGCAGTAATCCATGCACAAATTTCAAATCTAACAAAAAATATGATCTTAATTACCAAGTAAATTACTCTGccaaattttctgtttttaaacataattataaacgtaaaaaaaataagaatggAGTTATTTCACTTGTTCAGcacaaatatgcttaaatcatgaaattacacacataaacatttaacagtaattatatataacatacatggaACACATATATTGCACCGACAGAGTTCCCATGGTAACacaacatttcaacaaataaagGAAAGGATAACAATTCAATCAACGATGAGAGGTTACAATAATCattcataaaatatatgttctgGCCTGATGGTTTTTTACTAGGAATGATAGGGACATAAACACCTTGCCACACATTAAACACATGTAAACCCTATTTCTGTCtcaatactgtaccatatcttGTTTAGTTACATTTTTTATACACATTCATCTTTGCAATTCTTATTTAATGCAAACATTATTTGATGCTTTGCAATTCTTATTTAATGCAAACATTATTTGaagtgtaaaaatattttttcaaaaatgtgatcaaattttaaatacacacatattCACAGGAGTCAGACACCTCCTGAGAGGACCATATCAAATGAAACTCTTGTTGTCACGAAACATTCAATTTTCCCATGAAGCAATACAAGATGTTCATTGTTTTGAGAAtaaatcaaatacttttctacTGACcaaaatgtcaatttaatgAAGTCTAGTGTCACACCAAGCTATCTTCTACCTAGTgaacatatttcatttgtttgtttgtgtggtgTTCTAGAGCATTATAGTCCCTAGGAAGAATTCCAAAAATAAAGTTCCAGAAGTGGAGAGTGTTCCAACTATGGTACAAGtgttttttaattgtattttatagTTTTGCACGTGTAATTCCAGGTATCATAAAACTGAGAAATATACATAATCTTACAACAGGTAAGCATGTTACTTCATACATAGAAATAAACAGTTTCCTTGAGATTATGAAACCATTTTAAATATCTAGATATCTGATTGAGCATATCTtcaatgaattaattaaatgtatgccaaaacaaaattatacatatttaatgtaaccaaatcattatatatgtaacaggtttTTCACACAACCTTTGATCAGATCACATCGATTATATGGAGCATGGGTTGAGAACTTAAGCAAGTCTTTGTGAAtcagacctgtatataggtCATTTACCACTAAATCCATCTAATTCCTTATACTGAGTAAATACATCAGGGTTCTTTTAAATATCTACAATATCATTTACTCTTAACtgtaaaacatacatattttagcagtaatcttattttactgtttttgaAGTTCAAGCATTTCACTCTAATAGAATTCCTGTATTaatagtgttattacattttgttaattatatatatggaaGATGAGCCAATTATCAAAACAGAAATCTGTTCAAATTTcatgatgaaataaaatttcgATTCACTAAAATATGTGTGTTTACAGTATCCTGAGTGACTTTCatgcatatatacaaatatgttgaATCCATCTTCATCCAAATGCCCATTATTTTTTAGTTGAACTTTTTCTTAGTCGCTGTGTATCGTTCCATATACTAAAATACAGAAAGTGAAGACAAGTTTAACAtgttataatatttttgtataaatacataattacCTCCCACAATATATTATGGATATTGTACATCAGTCCTATTGATGGACTGAGGATTGTTTAACCTAGAGGACTGATATCTCAGACCTACTGTACATACACTCTCTCTCTACCTTCAAATCTGAAGGGAAAACTCATCAAAAATTGTTTGACATATTGGTGTATAATTCCACTAGTCTGCCTAAGAGGGTTAGTAGACTTTGTGTCTAGGTGAAATGGTTAATTCAAAAACATTTAGTACAAAAATAGGAAACTAACTAGTAAGAGAGGATAAGTATTTTTCAATTCGTCTGCATTATAGTATTTCATTTacacaaagtacatgtattcaatTGTGTATCTTGCAAAACCACTGCAAGCTGTCAATTTCAAGTACTGTAAATTTGTGGAATGAATGGGATGGAGAAAGTACATTACATATACATCTGTGTCGATTATATAACAATCATCAAGTCAATTACCTCATCGTATCCATCCAGATTGTTAAAGGCCTTCATATCAAAAACATTGCCTTCTACAGCTAACAGAGCAATGTTAGACTCCTTCATTATTCGCGGAGAAAAGGCAGAGATCCCCAGGCAATTTTCTTCAACTCTTAATACTTTCAATCGTGGACATGACGTCAAGCTTTCAGGAAGACCAGAAATCTAAAACATTCAAAGCACACATTCAATTATATGGATAAAAGAACTCCAGATTGCCACTTCCTCAATAGATTcagttaatttaaaaaatattaattcagaCCTTTCACTGAAATAATTTCATGATCACCTGaggaaattttgaaaatgatattgacttTCTATGTTaagtttaaaactttttattatAGAGATGAAATATGAATGCAAAAcgacaatatttattttgttaatgtgtttttaaagcCATTTGGAATTACACAGGGAATGAAgtagttttattatttttatatatatatacattttttttttgtatatttgctAAGAACATTTATATTCAAAGCTTGTAAAGTTTGTTTCTTTTCCATCAAGCATTCcatttcaatgttatttcatAAAGCATTTATCTACACTCATTCGAACACCCTGACCTAAGGTAGATAATCCATATACCCCAAGTTTAAAGTGTCAATTCATTGATAATCACTGATTGTGTTACcaagttatatactgtatattatatatcaaatacataatgtatcacTTTTTTTACAGAAGATCTATCAAAGTCATGATTATTACAAGTACCTATACGTAACCAAGTAGAAACACACTTTATGCACATTGActttaaaatcttttaatgtGTCCTCTTACTTTACCTACCTGGTTCTGGTTTAGATTTAGCTCTATAGCTTGACACTGTTCCAAGTCTTCTGGcaaaattgtgattttgttCTTAGATAGATCTAAAGCATCCAACTGCCTCAGTGCACACACTTGCTTAGGAAATAATTTCAGTCTATTGTCTGATAAATTTAGTGTACGTAAACAAGAAAGTTTTGATAGCGATTCTGGTAATGAAGTCAGGCAATTATTTTCTAAAGACAAGGATTCCAGCTTTTTCAAATTTCCAAATTCTGTTGGTAATgattctgaaataaaacaaaatgaaatcttatatcaaaatcatcatGTGTGATAAAAAACAGACACTGGAAATAATAGGCAGTTCAGAATCAACATCAATCTTCAAGAAAACATATCATGCTGGCAAGGAGCTTCAGAACCCTTTATCACattaaaattataacaaaaaaatatctatcaaaAACAGCACCTACATATGTTTGATGGTGTGcatataaatttgaaataaatcatttaatgaataaatacaaataGTTTTCTGTTAATATAATTccacatgtatacatcattcACAATTTGTAGTTATTGGTTAACGTTTGTGCCATTTCCTGGACTAAGTCAAATCAAGTAATTCTTACAGAAATgtaaattcaaaaataattcaatatacataaaactaaatgaaaacaaaattctcAAGATTACTCTCAAATACAGATTGTTCTGTTTTTTAGCCAATCGTTAAATTTCTGCACGAAAAACAAATAATCTATTAATAAACACACTTACCTAGTCTATTTTTGCTGAGGTTAACATTTTTTAACACAGAGAAAGATCCAATAACTGGGGGTATCAAtggtattttattttcagacaAGTCAAGAGTTCTCAGGTTTTTGGTCAGCCTTTGTAAATCTTCTGGAAACTACAGAGAGAAAAGGTAAGACGTTAGAAAAATGTATTGTCATGGTCAGAAATATTGCTTAGAATACATGGGTTGATATTGAAGCGAAAATATGCCAGGCCTTTACCTGCATGTCTGTATAAATCACCCTTTGGGTTTAGAATATTCCATATGAGGACTATAAACAaattatacaacacattaatTACATCATGCTTAGAACTGGTAGGCCATACCTATGCATATATAGCTGATTTGATTACATTAATTAGTGCATGTGTCACATTACAATATGACTATGAGAATGTGTATGATATGGATACTATCTAGTATCAATAGACAGGCTCTGGTCGATATCATACATTCTCATAATGCCACTGAACTGCAATTTGTGGTTGTATAATTCATCATTCTTGAAACACAGTTTTCCCAAAGTGTACTATTGTGGATTTGAAAAGGGTCACACTGCTGACTTAGCAACTTGCCATAATTTTAAGTTACAAAAAAAGAACTTTCCATGGTCTGGTAATACCAGAAGATCCTTTCCTATTTCTTGTTTAAACACCATTTGTAATCCCATTAACAGATAGCAGAATGCTTCAATGGGCTTCGATCATCACTAATTGtgataatgtttaattaattggtgtatacatgtatatcagtaaACCACCTGCCCAACTAATTGTATCCCTCATCGAAAGGTAGTATTGTACAAGCCTTCgtcatatactgtacatgtaattgtatcAAGATATCAGGTGATTAATGTTTGTTAATCTATAAATGAACATGAGAGATATCGGTTTTCTAAACATAAAACCTAACAAAAAACTTAAACAGTGTAGCTATAGGGGAAATTATACAATCATGTGTAGATGTTTTAAGCTATGTTTAGGAAGCTTGTTATTCTTATttctatgtataattattatgttgTGTTTAAACGGATCCTGGACTGTGCCTGTGTTACCTTGACTTTGTTACTGGGATTTATTTACATGACCTGTCTCTGAGGTCAATGTTTGTATCATGTCCACATATACCTGTCCAGAGTATCTAgcattttaatcaatatataatgtaaatgtgtgtttgtatacatgtgaATCCTCTAGCTGTTATATTGCCCTTTcgttttatattgttatatattaggTAATGTCAGGACACTCAACAGGAAATGCTGATCACTGAAACTACTGTAGGGTTTATTTGGGCTCCAATGTGAAAGAACACGAGAAAAAACAATTTCCTGGCAATTGCTCTCACAGAATTTGAACATATGTTTATAGAGTGGTTATTCATGACTCTTCCTCCTGAGCCAAAGAACTCTACATCAGCAGAGTGACAGACATATTTATCAACTATTTAACACTAAGTACAAGCAATACCGACTGTGTTCTTCTAAACTAAATTACTTGGTAGCTATAATTGATTATAAGCTATATAGGCCTCTGCAACTGTTGTCTGTGTCTTtctgatgttatatgtaatgAATTGTTAATGGTATATGCTAGGCCTGTGTTATCCCTTTACTTATTTCCATACTGCAGTACTACCTAACGAGCCTGAGTTTGTTTACTACAGGCCAAGGCGAGTCGGGTGTACACGCGTACGTATACGTACTAATGTAGTTCGCTAAAAAAACGCCATTCTCTATGGTTATTGTGTAAAATCAAACACTCATGTACTCTTTCTTCAAAGTGGAAAATAATGGAAGTTTTTTAAGGGACGACATGCATGACGTATGAGGTGAATGTCATCTGCTGGTCAAGCGAATAATCAAAATATTCCGACCGAAAAGGTCAACAAAATACTCGTAATTACCTCTTTCAGTCCGAGTTTACACAGCTGACAAGCTCCAGTTTTCTGTGCTGTTTCAATATGCTGTTTTATATTAGAATTCCCCATTTTGAcatctttttttattgttattatctTGGTGGAAAACACGCTTGACAGTCAGGAAGAACGCTCGCGTACCTTTGATTCAAAACGCTTTGAGGACGTAGATAATCTTAGGCGCATTCGATCCAAGATTGAATTTTTACCAAACATGTCTGTCAGAAATTACACACGTTGTTCCTTGAAGATATCTTATTATAATTAGAATCCCAAATTGagtatttaacattttaaaataataccACACTCTCGGTATTTTAGATGGACATACAAGATTGAGGCAATCATGGCAACGGGACATGTTGCAAGACACATCATCCTCACAGGTCCTCCAGGTACAGTAGTAGTTTAGATGTGTCCTCTGGCCAGACACATCAACACACGTCCTCAGGTTAAACTCCACACAGACCCTCAGATGTAATACCTACATTCTCCAGTTCGGAATGAAAAACAAGACAACTTTAACACATCTTCACATTTCCCTTAGTTAATAAGACACATACCCCACATGCATATGTAGTTGtcattgtaaatacattgtgtagacaCATCCTCCTCACAAGTATCCAGATTAAGTAAACCCCATGCTCCTCACAAGTATTTAGGTAAAGTAGACACATCCTCCTCTAAGTATCAAGATTAAGTAAACACATGCTCCTCACAAGTATCTAGATAAAGTATAGACACATCCTGCTTACAGGTATCTAAGTAAATGAGATGATCCTTCACACATGTATCAAGATAAAGTAAACACATGCATCCTCATCATATGTTTCCAAATAAAGTAGACACACCCTCCTAACAAATATC
This DNA window, taken from Pecten maximus chromosome 3, xPecMax1.1, whole genome shotgun sequence, encodes the following:
- the LOC117323688 gene encoding leucine-rich repeat-containing protein 57-like, which codes for MGNSNIKQHIETAQKTGACQLCKLGLKEFPEDLQRLTKNLRTLDLSENKIPLIPPVIGSFSVLKNVNLSKNRLESLPTEFGNLKKLESLSLENNCLTSLPESLSKLSCLRTLNLSDNRLKLFPKQVCALRQLDALDLSKNKITILPEDLEQCQAIELNLNQNQISGLPESLTSCPRLKVLRVEENCLGISAFSPRIMKESNIALLAVEGNVFDMKAFNNLDGYDEYMERYTATKKKFN